The Opisthocomus hoazin isolate bOpiHoa1 chromosome 2, bOpiHoa1.hap1, whole genome shotgun sequence genomic interval GTTACCTTACAGTCGGTAACatgagcaaaatattttttggcTTGACATCACTTGAGCAGATGAACTGCAATGCTTTATTTGGATGTTTGAAAACTGGCGAGATCTACAAATACACTTGCCAATGTGGCATCCCCGTCACACATGCCTGTGAAGCACCGGTAGTCACCTGTTTTGACAACCAATTGCAATTGATGTGGAATTCAGGAGGGGCTTCTAAAGTATTTTTAACTAGCAATGAATATCTGTACTAGGGTGAAGGAGATACTGGAGTGTTCACTGTGTACTGTGCATATCCTGGTGGGACAGGTCAGGACTACTACATGCAGTTCTCAATCAACTCGTCTTAAGCTAGGCTCATCTGCATGTTGCAACGCACACAAATTGCGCTTCATAAGCAAGGACACAACTGCAATTACAGAAATTTTGTAAGAAATTGAGTGCTGCTGAGTGGGGAAAGTGTTTTTGGGTTTGTTAATTTTGTGAAAACTTCAAAGGATATGGCCTTTAACCAGTGGGACTTCTGTTGATGGCTGCTCAGAAAATTTGAAATATGAAGGACTATAGATATGCATTAGAAACTGGCCTTTTACAACATTTATTCTTTGCAAAAGTGAATGAAGCAGGAAATGTGTTGCATCTCACAGCAGAGAAAATTATCTTTCCCATTACGGAACAGAGAAGAGTTTAGCGTTCCTCTTATGCGTATTATGATCTCACTCAGCAACCTAGTCAGGGAAGTTGCAGTGATACATCTCCTGGCATTTCTGTGGCAAATTAAAGAAGGAGTTGTCATGCACTCTGCAAAGGAATGTGGGCAGGCAGCGCATCGTCCAATTCCTTTACATATAAGGTAATCTCTTAACTCTCTCTGAGAGGAAAGTGCTATAGCAGCCTTGCTATCTAGTCAGATTTGGATGATACTCATTTACATTTCCCTGTCTTTGAACTGGCAGGATTTCAAAAGCTAAGTAACAGTCTTACTAGCAGAAGAGCTGGTGTTCATTCTTCTCATCGGTAACTCTGCACTTGCAACTCTATTTCCTTTAGTATGGCTTTAATTTAAAGCAATTCCTTTCTAGTAAGTGTTACAGACCATAAAAATCTAACAGCCTGGAATAATTTAATACAACAACAAAGTAAAACCCCGattatttaaaatcttttttttttagatgcagGTGAATTTTTAGCCtatttcttaaagaaaagggAGTTATGTAGGTAGCCTCCCTTCTGGTTGTCTCATCACCGGTCAGAACTTTGGAAACTACTGTCCACCTTCAAATGAATTTGAAGGAAAGATGTTTCAAAGATTATTAAGTTCCCACAAGTCCGATGaaaactggcattcagaagagaTGAGAGACCCAAATGAAAGTGTCTTCAAAGGCATAGGTGAGCAGATGGGTGTGTTCTCTGTGGCAGCGGCTGGCAAACCAGCATACACATGTGTACGGTCTAGCCAACTGGCATGTGTTGTGCTCCAGATCAGCCACAGCATGTCATGTCTATTATTTGGGGGACATTTCATAAGGCATACAAGGGGAAGTTGGTGTTACTGtggtggggagaggaaggggacaCGAAGTACAAATCCATAGCAAGTTAGACTTCATAAGTTCTGTTGCGTACAGAACAAATGGgagtttttttcaattttttgaaaCATACAATAAAGCCTCAACCAGAAGACTGTTCTTTGTATGCCTTTGTAAAGCATTTTATTCAAACTAGTTCTTGTAAAGCTTTGAATAAATTGTTttgccttagaatcatagaatcattaaggttggaaaagacctctaagatcatcaagcccaaccatcgacccaacaccaccatgcctgctaaaccatgtcctgaagtgccacatctacacgttttttgaacacctgatGGTGGCCAAAATGCAAATTGCATGATGTATGGATATATGCACATTAATGAAGCTGTGACTGTACATTTGGCAGCTGTGGAAAATATGCACGTTAGAGAGTGGGGCGGAGGAAACACTGTTAAATCTTGCACCtttggtttgctttattgacaagaCCGTACCCCCAAAACATAAAATAATGTTACATCGTCCTGGAGCAGAGGTTTATTACTTGTCTGTAGGTGTGAAATATTGCAGGCACGTTTCTTGCAGCCACAGGAGGATACTGTCACTGTTCAGGTTGACATGAGGAGTAGAGCAGTGTGTTGACAGCAGTCAGTTACTTGCTAAATTTGTCGTCTGTGGATCAGCAGCAGTGGGCCGTTGCTGCGTTAGGAGGACGAGGTTCTTACGGAGTTACCTGTCGCTGTTCTGCTCGAAGGGGTTTCGTCTGTGcgctgctccagcctggcagaGTTCTGTGTGTGGTAACTGAGAAGAACACAGTAAGTGGTAATACCTGTCAAGGCCCTTCAAATGTATTTAGGATGGAGAGGATCCCACTGACAGTGAGTTTTCGGCTCCTGTCAGTCGCTGCGGTGACACGGGCCCACGCTGAATGGCATCACTGCTTGCAAGACGGTAGGTGGTGCCAAGGAGATGCTGTACGCTGGCGCTGCGCGGCCTTCGGCGGAGAAGCCCTAATTGTGTGTCACTGAACCTCAGGAGGCCCAAACAGACGCGAAGAAGGTTCCGTGCCCTCCTGCAGGCACATCCTGCTCCTGGGTTTCTGGAAGTTGTGAGTGAGGCTTGAGGAACGCAAGAGGATGGGTGTGATTACCACCTCTGGGTGTAAAACGTGCTCCTAGGCAAAGGATTCCTTCAAGCTTTCTGGGTTTTTCAGCCTGTAAGGCTGTGTAATAAATTGACCAGTTCAAATTGTTGCTGACGTTTCTTGGTTTGGATTTTTGTACCTTTGGAATAAGATTGATGCAGGGCATATGCAGGAGGGATGCGTATAGACGGACACGTGCTGGTTTTCTGCAATTCAAAATTTGTctcagcagaaaaagagaaagaaatgcaatTATGTTGTGCTCTGAATGATGTTGAATAGTCTGTACTGCAGTGGGTGGGAGAAGGTCTGCCTGACAGCTAGGGTGTTTAGCCTGTTGTCTGAGCAGTACTTGAAACCTGATCACCGTGTGCTGTGAGCCTTACTCTGCAGATTTAGCACTGGCAGCTCACTGCTATCCTATGTTTGATGCTGCAGATAGGATATCACAGGGCTGTTTGAAAGCTTTTTACCTCTATGTGTTTTTACATCTACACAACACAAGTTATTCAATAGCAGGTGAAATCCTAACCATGTTAGAAAAGGATTCCTCGTGAGCTCAGTCCTGTGTTGTGAGGCCCAACACAGAGGAACTATGTGCCTGAATTGTCCTCttcctgtagttcctgggatgtgtgattttatttatttatttattttcgaGGAAGGAAGCCCTCATGTTGCCCTTGGAAGATCACACGGATGTAACTACCACAAACTTACTCCTGTCTTCCAGGAGTGTGATGTAGCTATCGGTTGATAAGGGTATTTGTTACCAGCTTATGTTCTCGTGAAGTTGGCTTAGAATGTATGTGGCACAGTGTTAATTAAAGTAAAACTAGGTATTTTAGGATGTCTCTGTGTAATAACACATTTTTCACATACAAACTGAGCAATTAAACCTTTTGTAGTCTTTGTCTTACAGGCGAGAAGTAGGCTTTCTGATAGTAGAGCCTAAGGGGCAAATAATTCAAGTGACAATGCCTGTAGCACCGTTCCCTAAACTTAAAAATCGGTAACATTTGCATAAATCTGAGTAAAagtgtaatgaaaataaatgtcaaaTGCATGTTATTTGGCAGTTGCTAATTGTATTGCCATAGTAGACTACTTTTCTTCTTGTGTGATTTTATTCAGTTTTGGATTTCAATGATCCCTTCAGTACTGAAGTTAAGCCAAGAATCCTGCTCATGGGATTGAGAAGAAGTGGGAAGTCTTCCATTCAGAAAGTTGTCTTTCACAAAATGTCACCGAATGAGACTCTCTTCTTGGAGAGCACAAACAAGATCTGCAGAGAGGATGTTTCCAACAGCTCCTTTGTCAACTTTCAGATATGGGATTTTCCCGGGCAAATTGACTTCTTTGACCCTACGTTTGACTATGAGATGATTTTCAGAGGCACTGGAGCACTGATATTTGTTATTGATTCTCAGGTAAAAAAAGGGGGTTTAagccacttttttcttttcttccttcagcagtAGACACATGAATTGGAAAGCATACATTTATTCGAAGCAAATAAATGACTCAACTTACATCACAAACACACATTAAAAGAAAGTCATTAAAACTTGGAAGAGCTGCTTGGTTATTTTTAATCTCTCTCTGCAGTATGTTCAAAAGTTAAGTAATTTGCTTTAACATCTCAAGGTTCTTGCTCAGATTACTAAGTGCTGACAGCATGAGATTGGTGCACATGCTGGATGTAGGCTCAGGCTTCTActtataagaaataaaaaaattgtgcTCATTTTTGAGCTGTAGCGTTATCTAGAAGTAAGTGTCATAaaattttgtatatatttttaagaacTTTCCTACAGttctagcttttctttttccttcattagGATGATTATATGGAAGCATTAGCTCGTCTGCATCTTACTGTGACCAGAGCCTATAAAGTGAATCCAGATATCAACTTTGAAATCTTTATCCATAAAGTGGATGGTTTATCTGATGATCACAAGATTGAAACGCAAAGAGATATTCATCAGAGGGCAAATGATGACCTTGCAGATGCTGGATTGGAGAAGATTCACCTCAGGTGAGAAAAGCTGCTGTGCTTTGAAACCTCTCTGCCTTACAGTCCCCTCCCAATCACTAGTCCTCACTGCTGCAGCCTGCTTGGAGCCGCTTGGGAAGACAGGCGTAGTATCTTTGCCTTATGTCTGCTGACAAAACAGATTATTGtagcaaataatgaaaaatagtGGACTTCTGCAGACTGGGAACTAGAGGACATCAAGTTGTCATGTCTCTCTTAGCACTTCAAGCCAAGTACAAATATATTAGTAAGACAGACCTGCTCTGTGAACATGCCAGCTCTTTAGAGCTCTCAAAAATTTGACTGCATCATTGCATTGATAGATGGGTCCACAGCTTTCAAAAAGTAGATCATAACAGACATACTTGGTAATATTCCTCTCCTgcaatgtgaaaaatatttttgtaataatgCCAAAGTGGGAGTTGGTCATGAATTTCTACATCGAGTTCGCAGTGTCTAGGGATTTTTTTGTCTAGAGATGAAGTCCTATGCTTCAGTCATAACGTGACACTTGATCACAAGGGGTAATGGCATTAAGTGTAGGCACTTGCTGCTTGACAATATTTCATTTCACTCGTATTTTGAAAGGTACATCATGTTCACAGTATGTGGCTAAAAGGAAAATGTGGTGAcgtttttttccagcttttatcTGACAAGCATATATGATCATTCTATATTTGAAGCGTTTAGCAAAGTGGTACAGAAACTGATTCCACAGCTCCCAACACTGGAAAACCTGCTTAACATCTTTATTTCAGTAAGTACTTGTTATATACTTTGTCTGTAGATCTGGCTGTGTCCAACGTGCATGTTCAGATGTTCTGTTTGCCACCTTCTAAGAGATGATGAACAATGTGAACTATCAGAGAAATTATCAAAACTTAGTTGAAATGCACCCACATGCAGCTTGGCCCCACCTCCCTGTCTATTAAACAGTGTTGCTGAGCTGCTGAGGTACTCGCAGTATTTCCTGAATTGCATAAAGTGGGTTAGCAGCCATCACTTTTCTCATACATTAATCTGAATGTTGCAAAGGTTTGTGCTGCATGCGTTTGTTTAAGTAGTACTTAATATTTGTGTAAATAAATTCTTAAAGGAACATCTTCTAGTCTAACCTCTTATGTAGAGCTGCCTATAGTGCTTCCTAGAATTAATTCTACTCTGTATCAAAGTTTAACTCGCTAAAGAAAATCTTCTCTTGTCTTGAAACTTTTAGAGGTAGAGTCCATCACAACTTTCACAGCTTCCGTAGTTACTCCCAAGGCCAGTGAGAGCGCTTTGTGTATCTAGTGGCTTGTTGTCACTGTGGAGGTCATTGCTTGCTCCACTGTTCCTGTATGTGTGGTCCCTTCCTCTCCTTTGTACTGGTTCTGGCACTCACCTGCTCCCTCATGGAGTCACTGTGACGCACGCTAATGCACTGTTCAGTTTAGTTAAAAGCAGGTTGTGGAGGAGCCCAACATGCTGTTTTGACACAAGATAAAAGATGGGAACATGGTCATGAGCAAAGGGGAACACAGCGAGTAGGTTGTGAAAAGGGGGAACTACCTGTTTCGGTGGTGGTGAAGTCAGGTCATAGCAGCTCCTGAAACTGCACCCTTTCTCTAAATATTCTAATTTTGCGCCTTGCACCTAGCATTAATTTGGCAAGCTTCAATTTCTAAGCAAGGTTGTTGTGTCTTTTTGTGATTTTGAAGTAATGAAATTATTGGATATCATTCAACAGCCTGTAAGATAAAATTAGATTTCACAGTTTCTCAGTGTAAGGTGTGaaaatggagagagagaaaagttgGAGGTGTTGCTGAAAGAGAGAGCTAGGATTAGAGGAAAGTCTTTCCAAAACTTATTCTCTTACTATTAGGCAGCAAATGATGCCATTTCATAATGAATATTTTGTTACAAAGATCTGTTTCTACCGAAATGGCTGGACCATGTACCACTTATCAACCAGTCTTGAACTCCGCTTAGGACAGAAAGGTAATGAAGCAGTGGTGACAACAGTTCTGGAGCAATTGGATATTGAATATGCTACACAGTCTTAAAGGGAAAGCTGTCTGAATGATAATCCTTGTGCCAGTGTCACAGTGTCATGCACATTGTGAGTCAGATCTCTGTATGGGGTCTCCTCACTGTTTGGAGTCCATGAAGAATTTCTGCCAAACCACCAGATGAATCGAGCACAAGCCGATTCCTGAATGACTGATGACAGCTGCTTGTGTGTCTGCAACGCCCAGAAGGCAGCTCCATTAATATCTAGAGTATCAGATGTAATTTGTAAGGAAGAACAAGTCTCTCAAATGAATGGAAAATCCAAAAAAGTGAGAGAGGTACGCTGTTCCCCCTATTCAGTAGAGGAAACGGTCTCAGACTGTTTCTTAGCTCCAAATAGAGCAAAATCCAGCTTATTAATGACCTAGAGCAAGGTGTAGCTGCACCACTATGTCCTCAGCGTGCTTGCTGTCTGTTTTTATGAGTATCCTCTGTCTGTAGGCAGGAGACACGGAATGACTCTTTGCAACCACAGGAAGACTAAACATCATTCTCCAGCACAGAATTAGTTAGCGGGTGCCTCTTCACTTTAGCAACTTAGTGACAACAAACCTTGACATGGATTTGGTCATGCCTTACCTCAGGAAACCAGTGTGCTGGATATCAAAGTGTGGGTGTGCTGGTGTTCTAGTTTGGCTTTTGCAGCAATATTCATGAGGATTTGCTTTCATTTATGCCATGAAGACTTCCAGGACGAGAAGCAGATGATTACAAAAATAGATCTGTGATCACTCTTTAAGTTCACAGCAGTCTTTTGCCTAACTTTATAGTGCCACAGTATGTCAGCTTGTACGTTTGAGGAACCATCAGTGTGGTAATACTGCTTCTCCATTCTTTAATGTAACTGCTTGTAAAGCATAAAATAATGCTTTGGCATTCAAAACTCATGTAAATTTTACCTGACTAACCCTCTGTCAGCTTCCTGTAGAAGGATGTCTGGTTTTTAATTAACGTGGCCTTACCAAGCAATCAAGTTGTGTGACACAGGAATGTGGATTTTCATTTTAAGGTTGGGGGTTTTTGAAGGGTTGTTAAAAATTctgtgttaaaaacaaacaatgagTTATCatggtaaaaataaaattaagtataGGGGGGTTTATTTAATGATTTAAATTTCATAATCTGTAAATTCATATGTAGTatctaaaaattaaaattcacacACTAAACCTGCGGTTTGCTGCAAGACCTGTTTAAATAACTGTCCAAAATTCATTCCTAACTATAAGTGACTGGTGATATCCTgcaagttcttttaaaaatacttttttaggACCAAATTCTGGCTTACTATTCATACTCTCAAGAAGGAAAAAGATAGGTCCATTTACCTAACCTAGGAATTGGAGTAATACTACCAGTTCTATTGAATCCATTCCATTTAAAGAATCGAAACTGCCGCCTTCTTTATCAAGCCGAGTATAGTTGAGAAACATGGTTTGGATTTCAACTACCTCATGTTTTTTACCTATCCAAAATAAAATCTCGTATATTCATTGCAGAAGATTTTTCTCAGTGACTCTCTTGGTTCAAATTAGCCACGGAATACTCTTACATCAATTCAGAGTGCTTGATACAGCTTCTAGCGCATGTTGCATCTTCTTTCCAGACTGCAGGGTTGTGTCAGAGATGCCTATTGCTTATTCTGGCCCTGCTGTCATTGACATCAATGGCAGCATTTCATTCAGTTGCGTAAGGCAGCTGTTGGCCTTTGTTTCTCTGATAGGGAACCATCCTGCTCTAGCAACAGAAACAGTTGATTTCTGGTTGTCGTTTTCTCTGACTGAGTGTTAATGACATAATGTCTCTTTGAATAGTATTTTTTATCCACTGTTTCCTGTTCTTTTATGACTTGTAATTATTGTTTgtactggtattttttttttccttgagcaaTTTCGTCACAAACGTTCTGGAAGATCCTTTGCTTTTTCAGTTAAAGTTGTACTAAAAACCCTGGCAAATGAAATCTGTGAAGTCATGTAAGCAGAGTTTAGTGGTTACTGCTCCTGGCAATCCATCCTACCCTTTCGCCAAGCTTTCTGTCACTGTACAAAGTTTGACAGAAGCAAATATGTGCCAGTTTCTCAGCACTTCCTACCACGATGTATTAGTTTCAACTGAAAATGAGCATGGTTTAAGTCAAGACACCAAGCTCTGCCCTTAACCTGCGGTGAAGAAATCAGTcggactttttcttttctccaatctAGTTTCCTTTGTTCCGAAGCCAAGTAACCAAGCAAGTAAGCAAGCGAGCAAGCAAGCGAGTAAGCAAGCAAGTGAAAGAAACAGAACTCCTTTTTAGCAGTAAAGAGCATATATTTATATCCACAGATATAGGTCTGAGCTATGAGGCCAAACAGGAtgtttccctcctttctcacactcCCTAGTCAGAGAGTTAGTTTTCTCACACAATCATCCCTCgtgactgtcttcagtcacaaTCACCCAGCTGCTTCAGGCGGTTTTCCCGCCTGACCCTTTCATGCACTCACGCATACAATAACTATTGTCCCGTATGCCCTGCTCAGATCGCTGCGTTCCCGCGATTAATCTTCTCCATGTTGTGCATAGCTCCATCGCTTACCAGTGGGCCTAACTGCTGGCATGGCAAACATCTCAAGATGAAAACCATTTAAACTGTCACTGCAGGTacaggcaggctgcagcagctggagttctgagatggaAAAATCACTTCTCATTGTTAAATGTTATTATAGTGTCACTGGTATCTTAATAATTTAAGGTACATCTTACCTGTGCAGCTGAAATTATCACTGTGTCTCTCTTTATATAATACAAAATTTTATAATCAACTCCTCGTGAATGACACTACAGGGCTCGACTTCTTTTGTCTAAAATGACTTGTATTTTCAAATAGGTGTTTTGTCAATGAATTACAGCTACATACTTATGTGATATTTACAGGTGAATCTTGTGATTAATCTTATTTGACAGCATCTGTTGAAGTATGTGATGTGCTGCCAGAattagtatttaaaaattaaaattacataaCTATCACATGTGGCCAGAAGAACCAAAATAAATATGCATACATTTTTTGTTCATAGTGCTCAAAGAACATAGACTCATAGAGCCATGTAGcctgaaagggacctttagaggtcagctTCTGCTCAGAGTCAGGACagttagagcaggttgctcatgTCTGGGTCCAGTCTAGATTTGtgtgtctccaaggatggaagcTCTACAACCTCTTAGATCAGCATGCTCCCAGTGCTTCACCACTCTCATGCTAAATATCAAGTCAGAATTCCAGCTTTTGCCTTTTGCCTCTTGTCCTTCAACACTGCAgctctgagaagagtttggctctgttttctttgtgcctTTCTATTAAGTCTTTGTAGATAGCAACAAGCTTTCTTTTCTTGGCCcatcaaggccaggttggatgcggctttgagcagcctgattTAGTGGAaggtctctgcccatggcagggtggttggaactagatgatctgtaaggtctcttccagcccaaaccattctgtgattcttctggcTGAAGAAACCCAGTTCTTTGAGACTCTCCTTGTATATCGTGTGCTTCAGCCCATGTACCTAAGGTATCCATAGTGTATACTttgttttcaatatttcttttattaatgAATTACTGAAATGTGTCCCTCACAGAGTCTTTTCCATAATGAAATGCACGAAATTGACCTCTATACTCTGTTATTATTGATGGGTGTTTCCAGCCTTAGTTGTGTGTGTGATGGTGCAAGAATTAAGCCTCTTCAAGAAGAAAATGCCCAAAATGTTGCTGATAGTTGTTCCAATAGCATACCTAGGGTTGACATTTTTCTACGTATTTCAGGAAATTTGGAAAGTGGGAGGGTCACTTTAGTCTCTTAACTGCGTGTTAAATAGTTGACttaggaaagaagaagaaaaaggaaagtttcTGTAACTACAAAGGAAGCTGAAGCTATTAAAACTTGTTAGGggttttcagtgtgttttttgcTAGTTACAAAACTGCTGTGGCAGTAGTCCCAAACCATATGAAAACTGGAAGCCCGTATGTGGTGAAAATTCGGCTTGATGGGAGAAAGTTGCTTCTCTTCCTTGTGTAGGTGGATTCTGAGGCATATTTTATGGCTTGAGCTTTACCAATACTGGGAAATTGCCCTTGATGTTCATGCTGGGAGAGCTGCCCAGGTGCAATCCCTTGATATCAGCAAGCAAAGCTACGGTTTTCAGTTAAACGGTacacatttttcctctttttttccaggaagcaGAGGGTTATGGCAGTTTACTTATCTACACAAATAGTATGAGCTAGCATTCCTGGTTAGCCTGTGAAAGCTGCGAATACGACACGTCTCCATTATGGAGAGGGTCTTAATCAGCTTGGCAAGATGACAGGAACATAGCTGCCATTGCATTAGCAAGCCTTAGCATTATAAACATGCCTTTAACCACCAATGCTACATCAAAGCTGAAGGAGCACCATCAAAATACTGGTCTTTCCTCTATCATCCTAAAAGATGTTCTAAGGGACAAGACAGCAAAACAGCTACAGACTGTGATGAGACTATTTCGCAGTTTCCTGGAGAAATTAGTTCCTGAACAGTGCTGCCTTCTttgtccatcagctttttcttttccttgcttctaCCTTTGTACATGTCCAGGTAGAAGAACTTTAAGTTACAGCTTTCTTATTATGTCCATTGTTACAAGCAAAAACCCAAAAGCTTGATGTTGGAATTTCCCCctgcattttccactgaaaataaatgtaatttctcCAGATGTTTTCCAGAGAGGGTAAGTTTGGGAGTGTAACTTGGCATTGTGGCTGCTCAGAGGCAGAAATTGTTGGAAGGTCTGTGAACATAACGGTTTGATAGAAATACAGCAGTGCTATATGTACAGCTCTTGCAAAATGAGCTTGATTGCAGTTTAACTTCCACTTCTTTGGCCTAGCTTCTTGTATAACAGGCAAATAGGGGAACAAAAAAGCTTGGTATTAATTTGAAGATGtggcttctgttttatttttctttttttttttcttaaatagaatTCTGGGATcgaaaaagcatttttatttgatGTAGTCAGTAAGATCTATATTGCAACGGACAGTACTCCAGTGGATATGCAAACGTATGAGCTCTGCTGTGATATGATAGATGTTGTGATTGACATTTCTTGTATATATGGGTAAGTAAATTgttaatgtttttcttaaaactgtGTACCTAGAATCTGAGTGGCCTCAAAATTAGAATAATGTGGGTATAAACAATAATGAGAATGTGTAATTtggcaggacaggggagaaggaGTAAACGGCAGGCCTCTGAGGTACAGATCGCCTTGCCAGCAGCAAGCCCTGTTccctgctcagcctcttctgtgaACACCTTCCTCTTTCTATGCTAATAATTTTATGTGGAGGAAGGACTGGGAAGTAACCAACCTAACATAAAAGGAAACTTTGACATTAACTTTTTGTTCCCCAGGGACAAATTCAACTGAAGGATGCCTCCCATTTCAAGAAAAAGTGGGGCCATATTCAGCTTGCTTTAATAGCCAGTGGCCTCTACCGGCCTCAGAGAGCTGCTTCACTCTTTCTTCAGTTCTCTGTTCACCCTCTTTTCTCTATCTGATCtttgtggggtttggtttttttttgtttcccctcctTGTACATTAGCAACTGGAGATCTCCTGGGGTAGCATGTACATCTCCTTGCAAGTTGTGTTTTAAATGGCTTGGCCCTTGGCCAAATGTAACACCAGCTATTCCTGGGAAAGGCAGGGGCACATTAAGAATTAGTGCGTGAAGATGCATAGACTTGGAGGCTAGACCCCAGAATGCCTTAAGTGTGGTAGTCTCCGGTAGCCTTGCATTCTTACGCATTGATAGACTTCTTTCACTCTTGGAGAAGGTACTAGGGAGAATCCTAGTGCAGATATGCACTAAGCATTAGAACTTCGAAAGAACAACAAATTGTTGAATACCTTTCTAAAATTCCTTGTTTGTATATTCTACTGTGTGTTTCAGGTTTTGGAGTTGGTCACTTCAGTAACTGTACAAGAACTTGTGTTTTACAGAGGTATACCATAAAGGATGCagattttgtggtgttttttttttgtacagagaAAGATGCTGCTGTGTAGTTCAAAAGACTATGTGTTTAATTATTATCTGTACAACACCACTTGTGGGGTGCTCTATTCACAAAATGTCACTCTGCCACTGTCTTTGTGTAATCATTTAGCATTTATCACCAGAAATCTGTTGTCATGTTTTTAGCTATAGA includes:
- the RRAGD gene encoding ras-related GTP-binding protein D: MSQVPRKLPEEEEGDEEEEEEEEIVGLAGYADGAESFSDGDAESGGDEAFLDFNDPFSTEVKPRILLMGLRRSGKSSIQKVVFHKMSPNETLFLESTNKICREDVSNSSFVNFQIWDFPGQIDFFDPTFDYEMIFRGTGALIFVIDSQDDYMEALARLHLTVTRAYKVNPDINFEIFIHKVDGLSDDHKIETQRDIHQRANDDLADAGLEKIHLSFYLTSIYDHSIFEAFSKVVQKLIPQLPTLENLLNIFISNSGIEKAFLFDVVSKIYIATDSTPVDMQTYELCCDMIDVVIDISCIYGLKDDGTGTPYDKESMAIIKLNNTTVLYLKEVTKFLALVCFVREESFERKGLIDYNFHCFRKAIQEVFEVRMKVVRSRKHQSHMRKNKRPTPNGTPRMPL